The Pseudomonas saponiphila DNA window TTCCTGGTGTTCTTCGGCATCGCCCTGCTGGGGGTGGATATCTCACCCTGGCTGGCCGCCGCCATCGCCCTGACCCTGTTCACCAGCGCCTACCTGGCGGAGATCTGGCGCGGCTGCGTCGAGTCGATTCCCCATGGCCAGTGGGAAGCTTCGTCAAGCCTGGCCCTGAGCCCCTATGAACAGCTGCGCCACGTGATCCTGCCGCAAGCGCTGCGTATCGCCGTGGCGCCCACCGTGGGCTTCTCGGTGCAAGTGGTCAAAGGCACCGCGGTGACCTCGATCATCGGTTTCACCGAGCTGACCAAGACCGGCAGTATGCTGGCCAACGCCACCTTCGAACCCTTCATGGTCTATGGCCTGGTGGCCCTCGGTTACTTCCTGCTGTGCTACCCCCTGTCCCTCAGTGCCCGCTACCTGGAAAGGAGACTGCATGCCTCTGCTTAGAATTTCCGCCCTGCATAAATACTACGGCGACCACCATGTGCTCAAAGGCATCGACCTGAGCATCGAGGAAGGCCAGGTGGTGGCGATCATCGGACGCAGTGGCTCGGGCAAGAGCACTCTGCTACGCACCCTCAACGGCCTGGAGTCGATCAACGACGGGGTCATAGAGGTCGACGGCGAATACCTGGATGCCGCCCGCGCCGACCTGCGCAGCCTGCGGCAGAAGGTCGGCATGGTGTTCCAGCAGTTCAATCTGTTCCCTCACCTGAGCGTGGGTGAGAACGTGATGCTGGCCCCGCAGGTGGTGCAGAAGGTGCCCAAGGCCCGGGCTGCCGAGCTGGCGCGGCAGATGCTGGCCCGGGTCGGCCTGGCAGAGAAGTTCGACGCCTTCCCCGATCGCCTGTCCGGCGGTCAGCAACAACGGGTGGCGATCGCCCGGGCCTTGGCGATGTCGCCCAAGGTGCTGCTGTGCGATGAAATCACCTCGGCCCTGGACCCTGAGCTGGTCAATGAAGTGCTCAGCGTGGTGCGCCAGCTGGCCCGGGACGGCATGACCCTGATCATGGTCACCCATGAGATGCGCTTTGCCCGGGAAGTGGGCGACAAACTGGTGTTCATGCACCAGGGCAAGGTGCATGAAGTGGGCGATCCGAAGCTATTGTTCGCCAACCCGCAGACCGCCGAACTGGCGAACTTCATCGGCAGCACCGAGCAGGCTTGAGGCCACCCGATCGCAGGGGCCGGCTGACCGGCGTACAGCGACAGCAGCGCCTGCCGCAGGTTTTGTGCGTTGAATCAACGCATTGGACACTGCGCGTTGGCGCAGGCCGTTGATCGTGGCAGGATGGCGAGGTTATCGACCGAGACCCCCAACCATGCCCCAATCCCAAGCCAAGAATCTGTCCCTGATCGCCGCAATCGATCTGGGCTCCAACAGCTTTCACATGGTCGTGGCCAAGGCCCGGAACGGTGAGATCCGCATACTCGAGCGGCTCGGTGAAAAGGTCCAACTGGCCGCCGGCATCGACGAAGAACGCCAGCTCAACGAAGAATCCATGCAGCGCGGGCTCGACTGCCTCAAGCGCTTCGCCCAACTGATCAACGGCATGCCGCCGGGCACGGTGCGTATCGTCGGCACCAACGCCCTGCGCGAGGCGCGCAACCGTGGCGAATTCATTCGCCGTGCCGAAGAAATCCTCGGCCACCCGGTGGAAGTCATCTCCGGCCGTGAAGAAGCCCGCCTGATCTACCTCGGGGTGTCCCATACCCTGGCCGACACCCCGGGCAAACGCCTGGTGGCCGACATCGGCGGCGGCAGTACCGAATTCATCATCGGCCAGCGCTTCGAGCCGCTGCTGCGCGAGAGCCTGCAGATGGGTTGCGTGAGCTTCACCCAGCGCTACTTCCGCGACGGCAAGGTCACCCCCGCCCGCTACGCCCAGGCCTACACCGCCGCGCGCCTGGAGATCATGAGCATCGAACATGCCCTGCATCGCCTGACCTGGGACGAAGCCATCGGCTCGTCCGGAACCATCCGCGCCATCGGCCTGGCCCTCAAGGCCGGCGGCCAGGGCACTGGCGAAGTCAACGCCGAAGGCCTGGCCTGGCTCAAGCGCAAGCTGTTCAAGCTGGGCGACGCCGAGAAGATCGACTTCGAAGGCATCAAGCCCGACCGCCGGGCGATCTTCCCGGCGGGCCTGGCGATTCTCGAAGCGATCTTCGACGCCCTGGAACTGCAACGCATGGACCACTGCGAGGGCGCCCTGCGTGAAGGCGTGCTCTACGACCTGCTGGGCCGTCACCACCACGAAGACGTCCGCGAACGCACCCTCAGCTCGTTGATGGAGCGTTACCACGTCGACCTGGAACAGGCCTCGCGCGTCGAAGGCAAGGCCCTGCGCGCCTTCGACCAGGTCGCCGCGGACTGGGACCTGGAAGACGGCGTCTGGCGCGAACTGCTGGGCTGGGCGGCCAAGGTCCACGAAGTGGGCCTGGATATCGCCCACTACCACTACCACAAGCACGGCGCCTACCTGATCGAGCACTCGGACCTGGCCGGTTTCTCCCGGGAAGACCAGCAGATGCTGGCGCTGCTGGTGCGTGGCCACCGCCGCAACATCCCCAAGGAAAAATTCGCCGAGTTCGGCGACGACGGCATCAAGCTGATCCGTCTGTGCGTGCTGCTGCGTTTCGCCATCCTGTTCCACCACATCCGCGGCACCCAGCAGATGCCCCAGGTGAGCCTGCGCGCCAGCGGCGATCAGCTGGATGTGGAGTTCCCGGAGCACTGGCTGGATGAAAACCAGCTGACCCAGGCCGACTTCGCCCTGGAAGCCGAATGGCTGACCCGGGTCGGCATCGTGCTCAACGTCCGCTGACCTGCCACGGACCTGTAGGAGCCGGCTTGCCGGCGAAGAGGCCGCGAAACCTTGCATCACTCGCTGGGAAGTCTTCGCTGGCAAGCCAGCTCCAACAGCTCTTGCAAACCGCACAAAAAAGGCCAGCCCGGTACTCGGGCTGGCCTTTTTCATTGACGCCTGTCGCGCTTAACGCACCGGCAACACCGGGCTGCCAAGGCGCTCCAGCAAGGTCGCCTGGGCACTGCGCGGGTTCTGGTTGCCGGTCGGCGTGTTACGGATGTAACGACCGTCGGACTGCAGGCTCCAGCTGTGGGTGTTATCGGTGAGATAGCTTTCCAGCTCTTTCTTGACCCGCAGGATCAGCTTCTTGCCTTCCACCGGGAAGCAGGTTTCGACCCGTTTATCGAGGTTGCGCTCCATCCAGTCGGCACTGGACAGGAACATCTGTTCCTCGCCGCCGTTGAGGAAGTAGAACACCCGGGTGTGCTCCAGGAAGCGGCCGATGATCGAGCGCACGTGGATGTTGTGCGATACCCCGGCAATCCCCGGACGCAGGCAGCACATGCCGCGCACCACCAGATCAATGCGCACGCCGGACTGGCTGGCCTTGTACAACGCGCGAATGATCTTCGGATCGGTCAGCGAGTTGAACTTGGCGATGATGTGCGCGGGCTTGCCGTCCAGGGCGAACTGAGTCTCCCGGGCGATCATGTCGAGCATGCCCTTCTTCAGGGTGAACGGCGCATGCAACAGCTTCTTCATGCGCAGGGTCTTGCCCATGCCGATCAGCTGGCTGAACAGTTTGCCAACGTCTTCGCACAACGCGTCGTCGGAGGTCAGCAAGCTGTAGTCGGTGTACAGACGGGCGTTGGCCGCGTGGTAGTTGCCGGTGCCCAGGTGCGCATAACGCACGATTTCGCCGGCTTCGCGACGCAGGATCAGCATCATCTTGGCGTGGGTCTTGAAACCCACCACGCCGTAGATCACCACCGCGCCGGCCGCTTGCAGGCGGCTGGCCATCTGCAGGTTGGACTCTTCGTCGAACCGCGCCCGCAATTCGATCACCGCGGTGACTTCCTTGCCATTACGCGCCGCATCCACCAGGGCATCGACGATTTCCGAGTTGGCGCCGCTGCGGTACAGGGTCTGACGCACCGCCAGAACGTGCGGGTCCTTGGCGGCCTGGCGCAGCAGGTCGACCACCGGGGTGAAGGATTCGAACGGGTGCAGCAGCAGGATGTCCTGCTTGCTGATGACGCTGAAGATGTTCTCGCTGTTCTGCAGCAGCTTGGGAATCTGCGGGGTGAACGGGGTGTATTGCAGCTCCGGGTGGCTGTCCAGGCCGGTGATGCTGAACAGCCGCGTGAGGTTCACCGGGCCATTGACCTGATACAGCTCGGTTTCGTGCAGGTTGAACTGCTTGAGCAGGTAATCCGACAGGTGTTTCGGGCAGGTGTCGGCCACTTCCAGGCGCACGGCGTCACCGTAGCGCCGGGAGAACAGCTCGCCGCGCAGGGCGCGGGCCAGGTCTTCGACGTCCTCGGTGTCCACCGCCAGGTCGGCGTTACGGGTCAGGCGGAACTGATAGCAGCCTTTTACCTTCATGCCCTGGAACAGGTCATCGGCGTGGGCGTGGATCATCGACGAGAGGAAGACATAGTTGTCGCCAGGGCCGCCGACTTCTTCCGGCACCTTGATGATCCGCGGCAACAGGCGTGGCGCCGGGATGATCGCCAGGCCCGAATCGCGACCGAAGGCGTCGATGCCTTCCAGCTCGACGATGAAGTTCAGGCTCTTGTTCACCAGCAACGGGAACGGGTGCGTCGGGTCCAGGCCAATGGGGGTGATGATCGGCGCGATCTCGTCGCGGAAGTAGCGGCGTACCCAGGTCTTGAGCTTGGCGGTCCAGTAGCGGCGACGGATGAAGCGAACCTGGTGCTTCTCCAGTTCCGGCAACAGGATATCGTTGAGGATCGCGTACTGGCGGTCGACCTGACCGTGCACCAGTTCGCTGATCCGCGCCAGCGCCTGATGCGGCTGCAAGCCGTCGGCCCCAGCCTGCTCACGGGCGAAGGTGATCTGCTTCTTCAGGCCGGCGACACGGATCTCGAAGAACTCGTCCAGGTTGCTGGAGAAGATCAGCAGGAACTTCAGGCGCTCCAGCAGCGGGTAGGACTCGTCCAGCGCCTGTTCCAGCACGCGGATGTTGAATTGCAGCTGCGAGAGCTCGCGGTGAATGTACAGGCTGCTGTCATCCAGGTTGGGGATGACAATGGCCGGCGCCGGTGGCGCCTCGGCCACCGCGGGCGCGGGTTCCAGTTCCGGCGGGGTTTCAACCACTGGCTCGACCACCGGCTGAGCGTCTTTTACGGCAACTTCTGAGAGTCCTTCAGTATTCATCGCGTGTTCCTGGGAGGGCTATTTTTGCTCTCGTAACAATTGAGCAGCACGGACGGCAAAGTAAGTCAGGATGCCATCGGCACCCGCACGTTTAAAAGCGGTCAGGGATTCAAGAATAACCCCTTCACCCAACCAGCCATTCTGGATCGCCGCCATGTGCATGGCGTATTCGCCGCTGACCTGATAGACAAAGGTCGGCACCTTGAATTCATCCTTGACCCGAAAAAGGATATCCAGGTACGGCATGCCTGGCTTGACCATGACCATGTCCGCCCCTTCCGCCAGGTCCGCCGCCACTTCATGCAGGGCTTCGTCGCCGTTGGCCGGGTCCATCTGGTACGAGGCCTTGTCGGCCTTGCCCAGGTTCAGCGCCGAACCCACCGCATCGCGGAAAGGGCCGTAGTAGGCGCTGGCGTACTTGGCCGAGTAGGCCATGATCCGCACGTTGACGTGCCCCGCCAGCTCCAGGGCTTCGCGGATCGCCTGGACCCGCCCGTCCATCATGTCCGAGGGAGCCACCACCTGGGCACCGGCCTCGGCGTGGGACAGCGCCTGACGCACCAGGGCATCGACGGTGATGTCGTTCTGTACATAACCCTGTTCGTCGAGGATGCCGTCCTGCCCATGGGTGGTGAAAGGGTCCAGAGCGACGTCGGTGATCACCCCCAGTGCCGGAAAGCGTTCGCGCAGGGCGCGGGTGGCACGCTGGGCGATGCCCTCGGGATTCCAGGCTTCGGCCGCGTCCAGGGACTTGAGCCCGGCCGGGGTCACCGGAAACAGCGCCAGGGCCGGAATCCCCAACTCGACCCAGTGCGCCGCCTCTTCCAGCAGCAGGTCGATGGTCAGGCGCTCGACCCCGGGCATCGACGCCACCGCTTCGCGACGGTTCTCACCTTCAAGCACGAATACCGGCAGGATCAGGTCGTCGACGCTCAGCCGGTTTTCACGCACCAGACGGCGAGAGAAATCATCGCGACGGTTACGCCGCAGACGAGTGGCTGGGAACAGGCGGCTGGCAGGGGTAAAGCTCACGGCAGACTCCAGGGCTCGCGCGGGCGGGCGAGCGGCACAGTTATAAGCGGGCATTATGACGAACAGATGACAGTTGTGCTCAAGCTGTTGACCGGCAGCAACACTCATTGTCATTGGCCGAATTGTTCACGTCGAGACACATTTCGATACTTTCCCGAACGTCGTCGAAGGGGTAGGCTGCGCGTTCATTTCGCCAGCATCCAGACAATGCTCCAACAATTTCTTCAGGATTTCGGCTACTTCGCCCTCTTTCTCGGCACGTTTTTCGAAGGCGAGACCATTCTGGTTCTTGCCGGGTTTCTTGCGTTCCGCGGATACATGGATATCAAGCTGGTGATGATCGTCGCCTTCCTCGGCAGCTATGCCGGTGACCAGCTGTGGTACTTCCTGGGACGCAAGCATGGCCGCAAGCTGCTGGCGCGCAAGCCGCGCTGGCAAATGATGGGCGACCGAGCGCTGGAGCATATCCGCAAGCATCCGGATATCTGGGTGCTGAGTTTCCGCTTCGTCTACGGCCTGCGCACCGTGATGCCGGTGGCCATTGGTCTGTCCGGCTATCCGCCGGGCCGCTATTTGCTGCTCAACGGCATTGGCGCGGCCATCTGGGCTGTGGCCCTGGCCCAGGCCGCCTACCATTTCGGCGCGGTCATGGAAGGCATGCTCGGCAGCATCAAGAAGTACGAGCTGTGGGTCCTGGGCGCCCTTCTGGTGCTGGGCTTCGGCCTGTGGCTGCGCCGGCGTTTCAAGAACGCCCGCCTGGCCAAGCAGATCTACGACGCCGAACAGGCCGCCGCGCAAGACAAGACCAAGGCTCCGACCACACCAGTGGAGTGAGACGCTGGTCATTTGGCATGCTGTCGGCACCCTTAACCAGGAGAAACAACCATGAGCAAAAAAGTTGCAGTGATCCTTTCCGGTTGCGGCGTGTTCGACGGTGCCGAGATCCACGAGAGCGTGCTCACCTTGCTGCGCCTCGACCAGCGTGGAGCCCAGGTGCAGTGCTTTGCCCCGAACATCCCGCAGATGCATGTGCTCAACCACCTGACCGGCGAAACCATGGCCGAAACCCGCAACGTGCTGGTGGAATCGGCGCGCATTGCCCGTGGCCAGGTCAAGGACCTGCATGAAGCCAGCGTCGACGACTTCGACGCGCTGATCATTCCCGGCGGCTTCGGTGCAGCCAAGAATCTGTCCAGCTTCGCCACCGAAGGCGCGGCCTGCACGGTCCAG harbors:
- a CDS encoding amino acid ABC transporter permease, producing MSDFSFWDILRNLLSGLQWTLLLSLVAFIGGGLIGLLIMTLRISDKGWARSCARTYIELFQGTPLLMQLFLVFFGIALLGVDISPWLAAAIALTLFTSAYLAEIWRGCVESIPHGQWEASSSLALSPYEQLRHVILPQALRIAVAPTVGFSVQVVKGTAVTSIIGFTELTKTGSMLANATFEPFMVYGLVALGYFLLCYPLSLSARYLERRLHASA
- a CDS encoding amino acid ABC transporter ATP-binding protein; protein product: MPLLRISALHKYYGDHHVLKGIDLSIEEGQVVAIIGRSGSGKSTLLRTLNGLESINDGVIEVDGEYLDAARADLRSLRQKVGMVFQQFNLFPHLSVGENVMLAPQVVQKVPKARAAELARQMLARVGLAEKFDAFPDRLSGGQQQRVAIARALAMSPKVLLCDEITSALDPELVNEVLSVVRQLARDGMTLIMVTHEMRFAREVGDKLVFMHQGKVHEVGDPKLLFANPQTAELANFIGSTEQA
- the ppx gene encoding exopolyphosphatase; translation: MPQSQAKNLSLIAAIDLGSNSFHMVVAKARNGEIRILERLGEKVQLAAGIDEERQLNEESMQRGLDCLKRFAQLINGMPPGTVRIVGTNALREARNRGEFIRRAEEILGHPVEVISGREEARLIYLGVSHTLADTPGKRLVADIGGGSTEFIIGQRFEPLLRESLQMGCVSFTQRYFRDGKVTPARYAQAYTAARLEIMSIEHALHRLTWDEAIGSSGTIRAIGLALKAGGQGTGEVNAEGLAWLKRKLFKLGDAEKIDFEGIKPDRRAIFPAGLAILEAIFDALELQRMDHCEGALREGVLYDLLGRHHHEDVRERTLSSLMERYHVDLEQASRVEGKALRAFDQVAADWDLEDGVWRELLGWAAKVHEVGLDIAHYHYHKHGAYLIEHSDLAGFSREDQQMLALLVRGHRRNIPKEKFAEFGDDGIKLIRLCVLLRFAILFHHIRGTQQMPQVSLRASGDQLDVEFPEHWLDENQLTQADFALEAEWLTRVGIVLNVR
- the ppk1 gene encoding polyphosphate kinase 1, with product MNTEGLSEVAVKDAQPVVEPVVETPPELEPAPAVAEAPPAPAIVIPNLDDSSLYIHRELSQLQFNIRVLEQALDESYPLLERLKFLLIFSSNLDEFFEIRVAGLKKQITFAREQAGADGLQPHQALARISELVHGQVDRQYAILNDILLPELEKHQVRFIRRRYWTAKLKTWVRRYFRDEIAPIITPIGLDPTHPFPLLVNKSLNFIVELEGIDAFGRDSGLAIIPAPRLLPRIIKVPEEVGGPGDNYVFLSSMIHAHADDLFQGMKVKGCYQFRLTRNADLAVDTEDVEDLARALRGELFSRRYGDAVRLEVADTCPKHLSDYLLKQFNLHETELYQVNGPVNLTRLFSITGLDSHPELQYTPFTPQIPKLLQNSENIFSVISKQDILLLHPFESFTPVVDLLRQAAKDPHVLAVRQTLYRSGANSEIVDALVDAARNGKEVTAVIELRARFDEESNLQMASRLQAAGAVVIYGVVGFKTHAKMMLILRREAGEIVRYAHLGTGNYHAANARLYTDYSLLTSDDALCEDVGKLFSQLIGMGKTLRMKKLLHAPFTLKKGMLDMIARETQFALDGKPAHIIAKFNSLTDPKIIRALYKASQSGVRIDLVVRGMCCLRPGIAGVSHNIHVRSIIGRFLEHTRVFYFLNGGEEQMFLSSADWMERNLDKRVETCFPVEGKKLILRVKKELESYLTDNTHSWSLQSDGRYIRNTPTGNQNPRSAQATLLERLGSPVLPVR
- the hemB gene encoding porphobilinogen synthase, with the translated sequence MSFTPASRLFPATRLRRNRRDDFSRRLVRENRLSVDDLILPVFVLEGENRREAVASMPGVERLTIDLLLEEAAHWVELGIPALALFPVTPAGLKSLDAAEAWNPEGIAQRATRALRERFPALGVITDVALDPFTTHGQDGILDEQGYVQNDITVDALVRQALSHAEAGAQVVAPSDMMDGRVQAIREALELAGHVNVRIMAYSAKYASAYYGPFRDAVGSALNLGKADKASYQMDPANGDEALHEVAADLAEGADMVMVKPGMPYLDILFRVKDEFKVPTFVYQVSGEYAMHMAAIQNGWLGEGVILESLTAFKRAGADGILTYFAVRAAQLLREQK
- a CDS encoding DedA family protein, encoding MLQQFLQDFGYFALFLGTFFEGETILVLAGFLAFRGYMDIKLVMIVAFLGSYAGDQLWYFLGRKHGRKLLARKPRWQMMGDRALEHIRKHPDIWVLSFRFVYGLRTVMPVAIGLSGYPPGRYLLLNGIGAAIWAVALAQAAYHFGAVMEGMLGSIKKYELWVLGALLVLGFGLWLRRRFKNARLAKQIYDAEQAAAQDKTKAPTTPVE
- the elbB gene encoding isoprenoid biosynthesis glyoxalase ElbB, yielding MSKKVAVILSGCGVFDGAEIHESVLTLLRLDQRGAQVQCFAPNIPQMHVLNHLTGETMAETRNVLVESARIARGQVKDLHEASVDDFDALIIPGGFGAAKNLSSFATEGAACTVQADVLALAEAFAEAGKPVGLMCIAPALAAKIYGPGVTCTIGNDADTAAVLGKMGASHAECAVGDIIEDKARKLVSTPAYMLAQSISEAASGINKLVDRVLELTHEGE